Sequence from the Thermococcus nautili genome:
ACACCGGTGAACATGTCGAAGACGACTTCCCCAGACTTCGCTTTCTTAAAAATTCTCATTCTCTCGGTGGCGAGGCGGGGTGAGAAGTAGACTTTAGCAACGTCGAGCCTGAGCCTTATCCCGTTCTCGCGGTGGAGGGTTTCAGTTCTCTTCTCCCCTGCGAGGTGTATCAGCTCCCTAACTCGGTATTCGCCCTCGACTTTACTCCCCTTGGCGAAGACTGCTTTGATGTGCCGGTGGACTTTGAGAATTGCCTCGCCGATTGCATTGCCGTAGGGTATCAGTTCGTCGGGGAGCTCGATTATCGCGATGTCGCCGATTATGTCGAAGGAGCTTGGAAGGAGCGGTCTAACATCATCGGGGACGTCAACTACCTCGCGATAGCTGTGGGGTCGCTTCTCAAGCCTTTCAAACTCGGCCTCGACCAGCTCGAGGCCCTCAACCTCTCTCGTGATGGGAAACAGAACGAACTCACCCTCCCGCCTGACGGCGTATCCTTTCGCCAGAACGCCGAGCTCGATGAGCTTCCTCCGCACTTTCTCGGCCTCTCTCTTGGGAACTTTGACGGCGAGCATGACGGTTCACCATGATGGAGTTCAACACGAACATAGTCTTAGCTTCAAAAAAACTTTCCGCTGGTTCTCAAAGTTTGTGATTCTTCTCGGGCTTCTCTGCAATGGGATTTCAAAATCGGGGCAACTGTTGAAGGTTTGAATTTCCTGAGGTTGGAGTTTTTACGCGCGGGTTCTACTTAAACCGCGCTCCAAAGGAGCGCCTAAAAGCTTGAACCCCTTTAAAAGACGCTTTCAAAGGAATTCACTCCTCAAAGGAGCAACTCAAAAAGAAATCCACTTAAAAACTGCTCCTCAAAAGGGAATCACGAATTTTGATGAAACTTTGCCCAGCAAAGTTTCGATGGTGCCCCGGCCGGGATTTGAACCCGGGGCGCGGGCTCGAAAGGCCCGCATGTTTGACCGGGCTACACCACCGGGGCTCGATATTAGGGAAGGGTGAGCGTTTAAAAATCTTTCGTCAGGTCTCGGCAAACCTTTTTAAACCTCCCCCCGAGCCTCAACCGATGGCCATGAAGACCCTCGCGGACGTTTTCAGGGATGCATTGAGGGAGAGGGGTATAGAGAGCATCGGAACGCTCTCGAAGCGCTTCCGAAAGTCCAAAAACAAACTCCAGGACAT
This genomic interval carries:
- the trm5b gene encoding tRNA (guanine(37)-N1)-methyltransferase Trm5b, which codes for MLAVKVPKREAEKVRRKLIELGVLAKGYAVRREGEFVLFPITREVEGLELVEAEFERLEKRPHSYREVVDVPDDVRPLLPSSFDIIGDIAIIELPDELIPYGNAIGEAILKVHRHIKAVFAKGSKVEGEYRVRELIHLAGEKRTETLHRENGIRLRLDVAKVYFSPRLATERMRIFKKAKSGEVVFDMFTGVGPYSILLARKAKLVFACDLNPWAVRYLEENIRLNKASNVVPILGDVRKVAGKLRADRVVMNLPKFADRFLKEAMLSVRNGGVVHYYGFGPEEDLYSEHEARIKAVARELGFSVEFLERRKVRPYAPRQFNIAIDFRVLK